A window from Ictalurus furcatus strain D&B chromosome 16, Billie_1.0, whole genome shotgun sequence encodes these proteins:
- the gal3st1b gene encoding galactosylceramide sulfotransferase produces the protein MFHHLPRSGAHKLMLGFLFTCITMMLYCFSTPTFQANTPRFPVPAPCANKTPPSQKNKGSFSSSEVKHCVPKVNLMFLKTHKAASSTILNILLRYGEKQRLKFALPNGRNDFAYPATFTRTHVKDYRPGACFNIICNHMRFNAPEVEALLPADAFFFTILRDPALVFESSFHYFKRVVPLIWRIHGEDKLTEFLNDPQLYFNSEGFNSFYLKNPHFFDLGFDNTLEPEDPTVDSAIHAIAERFQLVLIAEHFEESLILLKDALCWQMDDLLFFNMNTRRPSSVSQLTPELRVKAREWNSVDWKLYRYFNATLWAKVDAYGRERMQKEVKKLRQRNSEMAAICISGGMAVEDQDIRDQSMRPWQPVGESSILGYNMKSNIEPQYRELCRKMLTPEIQYLTDLGVNLWITRLWGWFKAFLTL, from the exons ATGTTCCATCATCTACCCAGGTCAGGTGCACACAAGCTTATGTTGGGTTTCCTGTTTACCTGCATCACGATGATGTTGTACTGTTTTTCGACGCCAACATTCCAAGCCAACACACCAAG ATTTCCAGTGCCAGCTCCATGTGCAAATAAAACCCCGCCATCTCAAAAGAACAAGGGCTCGTTCTCTTCAAGTGAGGTGAAGCACTGTGTGCCAAAAGTGAACCTGATGTTCTTAAAGACCCACAAAGCAGCAAGCAGCACTATTCTAAATATTCTCCTGCGTTATGGGGAGAAACAAAGGCTGAAGTTTGCTCTCCCCAATGGTCGCAATGATTTCGCTTATCCAGCTACATTCACGCGCACGCACGTGAAGGATTACAGGCCAGGCGCATGCTTCAATATCATCTGCAACCACATGCGTTTCAATGCTCCTGAAGTCGAAGCGCTTCTACCGGCCGATGCGTTCTTCTTCACCATCCTCAGAGACCCGGCTCTGGTCTTCGAGTCCTCGTTCCATTACTTCAAAAGGGTTGTGCCCTTGATATGGAGGATCCATGGTGAGGATAAACTGACAGAGTTTCTGAATGATCCCCAGCTCTACTTTAACTCAGAAGGCTTCAATTCCTTTTATCTGAAGAACCCTCATTTTTTTGACCTTGGCTTTGACAACACATTGGAGCCAGAGGATCCGACAGTGGACAGTGCCATTCATGCAATTGCGGAGCGCTTCCAGCTCGTCCTGATTGCTGAACATTTCGAGGAGTCACTCATTCTGCTCAAGGATGCACTCTGCTGGCAGATGGATGACTTGCTGTTCTTCAATATGAACACACGCAGGCCTAGTAGTGTGTCCCAGCTCACGCCCGAACTGAGGGTCAAGGCACGTGAGTGGAACAGCGTTGACTGGAAGCTCTACCGTTACTTCAACGCCACGCTCTGGGCCAAAGTGGACGCCTACGGGAGGGAGCGCATGCAAAAGGAGGTGAAGAAGTTGCGCCAAAGGAACAGCGAGATGGCAGCCATCTGCATTAGCGGTGGGATGGCTGTGGAGGATCAGGACATAAGGGACCAAAGCATGAGGCCCTGGCAGCCTGTTGGAGAGAGCTCTATTTTGGGATACAACATGAAGAGCAACATTGAGCCGCAATACAGGGAGCTCTGCCGAAAGATGCTAACGCCTGAAATTCAGTACCTAACAGACCTGGGAGTAAATCTGTGGATAACCAGATTATGGGGCTGGTTTAAAGCTTTTTTAACATTATGA
- the srsf9 gene encoding serine/arginine-rich splicing factor 9, with amino-acid sequence MADGRIYVGNLPMDVQERDIEDLFFKYGKIRDIELKNNRGTIPFAFVRFEDPRDAEDAVYGRNGYGFGDCKLRVEYPRSSGSKFGGSGGGPRGRFGPPSRRSEFRVIVTGLPPTGSWQDLKDHMREAGDVCFADVQRDGEGVVEFLRREDMEYALRRLDGTEFRSHQGETAYIRVLEERGTSWGRSRSRSRSRGRYTPPYQSRGSPPRYRSPPRHMARLSPPSRRPPPQQHSPPPRHYR; translated from the exons atGGCGGACGGGAGGATCTATGTGGGGAACCTTCCCATGGATGTGCAGGAGAGGGACATTGAGGATCTCTTCTTCAAATATGGCAAAATTCGGGATATCGAGCTGAAGAACAACCGCGGCACCATCCCGTTTGCCTTTGTTCGTTTTGAGGACCCACG GGATGCAGAGGACGCTGTCTATGGAAGGAATGGATATGGATTTGGAGACTGTAAGCTGCGTGTGGAATATCCTCGCTCCTCAGGATCCAAATTTGGCGGATCAGGCGGAGGACCAAGGGGAAGGTTTGGACCTCCGTCACGCAGATCTGAGTTCCGGGTTATAGTTACGG GCCTTCCTCCCACTGGAAGTTGGCAAGACCTTAAAGACCACATGAGAGAGGCAGGAGATGTGTGCTTTGCTGATGTGCAGCGCGACGGTGAGGGAGTGGTGGAATTCCTTAGACGGGAAGACATGGAGTATGCGCTGCGTCGACTGGACGGCACGGAGTTCAGATCCCACCAG GGTGAGACGGCCTACATCAGAGTACTGGAGGAGCGTGGCACAAGCTGGGGTCGTTCCCGTTCTCGTTCCAGGTCTCGTGGGCGGTACACTCCTCCATACCAGAGCCGAGGCTCTCCTCCTCGCTACCGCTCCCCTCCACGCCATATGGCTCGTCTCAGCCCTCCCTCGCGAAGACCACCGCCTCAGCAACACAGCCCACCGCCACGCCACTATCGGTAA